One genomic segment of Manis pentadactyla isolate mManPen7 chromosome 1, mManPen7.hap1, whole genome shotgun sequence includes these proteins:
- the FAM162A gene encoding protein FAM162A, translating to MGRLRGLRLAAGSCFRLCERDVSSSLRLTRNTDLKSMRGFCTKPQETSKAPSYTYSHKVPLHKPTDWEKKILIWSGRFKKEGEIPETVSFEMLDAAKNKFRVKISYLMIALTVAGCILMIIEGKKAAKRNESLTSLNLEKKARLREEAAMKAKAE from the exons gaagttgcttTAGGTTATGTGAAAGAgatgtttcctcatctctaaggcTTACCAGAAACACTGATTTGAAGAGCATGCGTGGATTTTGCACTAAACCACAGGAAACTTCAAAAGCTCCATCCT ACACTTATAGCCACAAAGTGCCGCTACACAAACCTACGGACTGGGAGAAGAAGATCCTGATATGGTCAGGCCGCTTCAAAAAGGAAGGTGAAATCCCAGAGACTGTCTC GTTTGAGATGCTCGATGCTGCGAAGAACAAGTTTCGGGTGAAGATCAGCTATTTAATGATTGCCCTTACAGTGGCAGGATGCATCTTGATGATTATTGAGGGCAAGAAG GCTGCCAAAAGAAATGAATCTTTAACAAGCCTGAACTTAGAAAAGAAAGCTCGTCTGAGAGAGGAAGCAGCTATGAAGGCCAAAGCAGAGTAG